gtgtgggggtgtgtgtgggggtgtgtgtgggggggtgtgtgggggtgtgtgtgggggtgtgtgtgggggtgtgtgggggtgtatgGTCTGTGATAAATAGCCAACCTTCTTTTGCAGTATATTCAGACTCAATGATTCGTGCCAGTCCAAAGTCTGCGATTTTACAGTGAAGGGTCTCATTGACCAAAATGTTGGCAGCACGGAGATCTCGGTGGATGTAGTTTTTCATTTCAATATACGCCATGCCCTCAGCTAtctgcaaacaaaataaatcaatacaagTTTGTCATTTGTTAACTCTAACATTGGGTTACTCTACCAGACCTCCAGATCTGACAatcttgaaaacatgaaaacagaaattAAGTATGAAAATTGCCCAGTTTCATTATTAGAGTTCAGTCTCGATAGAAATAATATGGTTTCCTGTCCGGATGTTAATAACTGACGTAGCCTGAGCCTTTCACGTTTGGTACATTTGACACACAGCCACAgaagccacacacacacacacaacattttaaaattgttcatATTTATTGGAACGGTTACACAACATAACCCTTAACTCTATTATATTGAAACTACATTTCAGCTGCACTGCTGCTAACATGAATTAGAAATAGTTGTAGCAATTATTGTAGCAGTGATGCCAAACTGTAAAAGAAGGGCTGATCATGTGGAATGTTCCATACCAGCTCAAACTCATATTGCATTTACGGAGTTATAGGAGGTTCTATTGATggaaaaataccttggaaaaacatgtattctttgAGCAGAATAGACTCTCCAAATATCTGaactataacttggcctggtggtgtcatctgctatctacatggagatagatcatttAAAAGCCATATCATGCATTTTGGGCAAAGCATGAGCATTTCTATGGAGaacagcagatggcagaccatACTAGAAtagttcaaattaaaaaaataggaGATACTCACCTGGGCGGACATGTCTATTAATTTAGTTAGCTTCAAAGTCTTGCCTTCACTGGTTTTTAAGAACTCTAGAAGACAACCTGCAAAGAACaacatacatatttttaaaatctttatgATACCAAATTCTTTGGTATCATTTTCTCTGAACACTGACCTAGTTCCCCATTTGTTCTTACCATTTACCATGAACTCGGTCACTATGAGGATGGGTTCCTTGGTGACCACAGCGTGAAGTCGCACCAGTCGCTCATGTAGTAACTGTTTCATCAGATTGGCCTCTTGAAGGAAGGCCTCTGGCTCCATGGTCCCCTCCTTCAGAGTCTTGATAGCCACTTTTTGTGTGTTCTTATAGTagcctaaaatgtaaaaaactaaataaataagactGAGCATTTTACACTATAATGCTGCAAAATATATcagaaaattattcaaatcacaaaaaaactaaataatgtattgtaatgttggttgttgaaaatgaaaacgtaaaagtacagttttagTCATTGGCCTTGGTATAGTCTGAGTTAAGTTTCAAAGTTAAATCATGTCATTTACAGCTTTGTTTCCATTTTACCTACCTTACTGTCTCCAAAAGTATATTACAGTAATATATAGCAATTATATTATAGACGCATTACTGAAAATAGTTACATATAAACTCCACAGCATTTAGCCCTATTTTACACTAACATTACCCAGGCGGCATGTTAATTTGCAGTCTTACCCATCCAAACTTCTCCAAACTGACCAGCTCCCAGTTTTTTCACCATTTTCAACATCTCCCTGGGGATCTCCCACTCATCTGCAGCCCATGGTAGCTGTGGGGGCCTGGGTTTACATGGAGCAAGAAGCCGCTGACACAAGCCATCTGCTCTAcctataaacaaaaataaataatataaatttaaTATGCATTACTGTGAGCTCTgaccacaaaaacacacaggaattcaattcagttttcaACTAGGTCCAACTGCCTCTTAAATATAAGCAGCACACACCATTTCAGTATCATAATAAAGACTTACCGTTGTAGTATTTCACCAGGTCCTGCAGGGACACAAAGGTGTTTGTGGGGGTGATGTAGAAACCTCCTTTGTCCAGATTACGGATCTTGTAGTGTTTTACTACATCTCCCTCCTCTGGAACAAGATCTCTGACTGTCAGTGAGAAAGAACCTGTAGAATAGTTTGGGTATGTTATTAATACAGCATTATCGAGTTTTATAAGAGATATAAAAGGAAATGTCTTAGTTACCTTTACAGGTCTCACTTTCTCTGACCAGAAATGATCCAGGCTTGTTTCCTGGAGCTAAAAGAAGTCGCTCGGCTTCTCTTCGACTCACGTCCTTGAAAAACCACctgtaaaacaaatataaaacaaacaaacacattaccACACAAATGCACTTCATTCTGAAGGACATGTATTACTTTTCCACTTACAGTGTATCTGCTCTGGCCACATAATTTGATGGTATTAAACCTTCCTGACCAGTTACCAGTGAGCGGGCCACCCACCACTCTCCATTTCTGCAAACAAACAGTAGTTTATGGTATGGACAATTCCATTGCTTTCAGATGCCACTAAAGTAGTCTATTTAATATTACATATAAGTATCACTTACTCTTGTAAAACCTTGAGTTTCTCTCCCTTTTTGAAAGATAGATCAGTGTTGTTGGTTGCTACAAAGTCATGTTGAGCCACATATTCGTTATTATCTGAAAaccaaaatagaaataatatgTTAGTTTTCCTGTTGCTCTTCACATGTTTTAGTGCATAAAACTACTGTGAAATGAAATAGTTCTGAATTTTCTTAATCTCATCTTTTTCCTTTAAGCATGCAAAGGAAGTCAAAGCAGATTGTAATCACAGTGTGCAGCTCTGTTAATTTTGTTATATTGCATGGGACTATTACTGgtatttttatcttatttttttgctaaataaaactttacattGTTACCATTTTTATATGCGTTTCCATTTTTTCCCTGTCGACAGAAAGTACAAATAGATCAAAGCAGGTAGATGATATATTGCAGGTGATCTTCTCCTTCGATGTGCTTACTGTGTGATTAGAAGAGCTCAAGGcctgatgtttttgtttgttcttgttaAAATTGTAATCCTTCTGACCACTGCAAGCACAGCCCATTCTAGATGATTAAAATGGCACCTAACGTCGCCTggaaaataatttttaaaaaactaaataataatttcaACCATAAAAGTTAAATTGTGTGAGAGAATGAAGAGTGACCTGTCAGTTTTCAGGCTCTGCTCCTTCTGGATGACAGGTTTAGTACATTCATGCTGCTGCTGACATAATAGGACTGGTAAAAGTTTCTTTATGACAAGTGCAAACCAATGACCAACCTAAAAGAGGAAATGAGATTTGTTGTTGCCATAACAATACAGCAAGAACCCAAAAGAGTAGCGCATTACTGTACTgcatattttctttaaaaaaaaataaattttcaaATGGGTTATAaacaatttgaatgaaaaaaaaaaatagatacaagtaattatattttcagaaacaaaaacaaataaaataaaatgaaaagctACAGACCTTAATCTTTTCCTAGTGACTTATTAGTGAAGTGTTCCAGTGGTGCAGTCTTCTACTTCCTTATATCTCTCTTATCAGCTCAGTttgccgctctctctctccccctctctctccctctctctctcctcctgacaTCTCCCAAGGGGGCTGCAAATGAAGCCTAATATTACCGTAACAGTTTAAGTGTTTACACaggtgatatttatttatttattatattatgaaaGTCACTCACTCTCTCTAACTACATAGACCTATTAAACAACTTGACCATTTCAGTGGTAGTTGTTGGTTGTTCGTCACAAACAGAAGAACACTCCAAACTCTGCCACTAGATGGTGCGAGAGTTTCTACAATCATAGAAAATCTGCACAGGTTCTGGACATAATGCTGCATTATCCAATACTACTTTGTACTGCTGATATTACAGTCAATAGTTAaagtcatttcattttatttttgtttaagctGATTAGGTTAAAGCCTTTATCACACGTTTTTACAGACAGTGGGATGTTATTGTATTTAGGGTAGAATATAAAACACTGGTTAACCAAATTAATAATAGTTGGTTATTTAAAGTTGATTCATCTAACCTACGTTTGTTGTGTCGTTCTTCTCTGCGCAGACACAGCACGTTTCGGTCTAAAGTTGCAAAAGTTCTGCTTACAGTTCTCTACTTTTGTATGTTCAGCAGAGGGCGATACACTTTAGGCAAAGAGGCCGCTGCTCTGGTTTGAGGTAAATCTTCGTTTCATCATATGAACTGCAAGAGTCATTTTCGTGTTGTTTTATAGGTCTacttacaaaataataataatttaaaaaacaaacaaacaaacaaacaaaaaatcaccAGGGAAATGCATATTTTGCATTAGCCAATGTTTAGAAGCAAAGTAAGTGTGCTGATGTTCATTATTAATGTAGCTGGTACAACGCTTTTGAATTCCACACAATGCAGCTAACCAGGTCTTTCCTTTCTCACACACAATACTCTGAAAGGGACTCCTCATaatccatggaaacaactaACACTAAACAATATGCCCTTGCATACTTTATAGCCTCCTACTTaccaaacaaaaatgaatacttaccatattaaattaataaaagggCTTTTAAGGAAGAAACAGCTTCAACATAGTTGCAACATGCAAGTGCAAGGGACAATAAATCTTACAGCACCGGATGTGTTTGCTTCCTATGGGGGGCTTTATACAACACGTAACATGGGGATATTACTCTCTGGGCAACACTTCACAGGTTTTTGTTTGGACCACCTGTGCGCTGTGTGGGGACTGTGCTGTAGTTCAGTAAACACAAGCTGCAGGTGCACGCTGAGTGTTATTGAGTGAATCTGGTTAGTAACTGCTCCCTCTCTTTACACTCTCTTCTCTGGTTTTCCATCAGGCCTTGTTTGGTTCCCAGGGCCTGGCGGATGCTTGTGTACAGCTCGACTGGGGTCCCCCGACATTGCATCCTGCCTACAGACGGAGCATAAGTGGCCCCACAGGATAACCTGAACAACGGTGGGAAAGAAAGGGAGCGTGGGTCTCCTTTAGTTATGCGCGCTGCTGGCCGATGGTGAGGCCAAAGCGGACATGCTGCCCACTAGTGCATCATTAATAATGTGAGTATGCACAGCGCACGACTGTAAATCTTCCTTTGTCAATATGcgactttaaaatataaacttacCATGGGCTTCATGGGTATCAGAAAGGACAGCCAGATAACCagatcatttaaaatattatacaCACATCAAACACAATAAATATATACAGAAAATTGCTCTAAAAGAAATAGGCTTAAAAAACCTTAAtactacaaaatacaaaataaataaatacataaataaataaggagaCGATTTTTACACATtgcaataaaatattaatagaTGACTTAAGGTAAGGCACTGCAGGTGGGTGGgagaaaacatttacattgGTACATTTGATATCTTATTACATTTTCTGTAAACTAGAGCTTACTGAAAATTggcataaacaaaacaaaaaacatattttcagaACATTAATAAATTTGGTTTAGAATAATTACACATTCTTCTTAAATTTAAGATTTGAAAGTGTGGTGTGTTTTAGGGAGGTAGATACTTTAAGGGTGTGATCATGCAGAAAAATGCACTTTGAGAAAATGTCCCATCAAGTAGATTAAACAAACGTATAAAATCTTAAGGTACTGGACAATGTTGTTATTTCCAGGTAAAACATTTTATGTTGAGAGAGCAAGCTAACCTCAaaaaagagggggaaaaaagaaaaagggagtTGCTTGTTTTGCCTGTCGTGTCACCTTAATATTATTATCaccacactttaaacacacattgCCACTCAATTTGAATTCCCTCCAAATTCACAAGAGGCCCCTCTTGGACTTCCTGCCAGTGTGGGAACCATTTCTATCGTCTCTCACACATCAAATACAAGAAGGTCCTGATCTCCCTTTTGGCTTTAAAGAGTAAGAATCAAAAGCAGGGGACAATTgaacacttaaaaacatattCAGTAGGCACATCAGCTTTCCTCTGGGATAAGAGTGATGCACATTTCCTTAACTTTTACTCATGTCATGTTAAGATGTCACCTCAGCATatcttttgtttaaaatgggatTACATTAGATGTActagtataataataatgaaatcgTATCATAATTACTTCACCAGTTCTTACAAAGACCAGTGCAGCTGTGAAGGGATGGGTTGCACTGAGGTAAACATAGCTGAGGGAAAATCCCTTATTCTTGTGCTCCGGATGACGTTCCTCACTCCTCCAATGTTTACTGTGGAAATTACAGAATGCCAGCAAGCAGGTGCTTCCTcagaaattttattttttaagatgaGTGCATTAATCTTCTCAAATTCAAAAACAtctattcacatttttattgtatctCTCTTTGcctccatgtttcttttgctcTAAAATTTCATCTCATTATGTTGTATTTAGCATACTCAGTTACACTTTCATGTTGGTATTTTATGTAATATGCAAAGGTCATTGCTTGATGAGGTTTTGTTACTAATACCTGTTATTCATCATCCTTCGGGTCGTGGCATGCTTTCAGCCAGTATGACACCAATTACACAAGTCACATGAGCACTAGAGGCCGTGAATATACATTTCACTAGGACACATCCATCACTTCTGTCACTGTAGCAGCAGAGTGAATACAATGGAAGTCACATCTGACAAAATTTCTTAT
This sequence is a window from Periophthalmus magnuspinnatus isolate fPerMag1 chromosome 24, fPerMag1.2.pri, whole genome shotgun sequence. Protein-coding genes within it:
- the blk gene encoding tyrosine-protein kinase Blk isoform X2, which translates into the protein MGCACSGQKDYNFNKNKQKHQALSSSNHTGKNGNAYKNDNNEYVAQHDFVATNNTDLSFKKGEKLKVLQENGEWWVARSLVTGQEGLIPSNYVARADTLWFFKDVSRREAERLLLAPGNKPGSFLVRESETCKGSFSLTVRDLVPEEGDVVKHYKIRNLDKGGFYITPTNTFVSLQDLVKYYNGRADGLCQRLLAPCKPRPPQLPWAADEWEIPREMLKMVKKLGAGQFGEVWMGYYKNTQKVAIKTLKEGTMEPEAFLQEANLMKQLLHERLVRLHAVVTKEPILIVTEFMVNGCLLEFLKTSEGKTLKLTKLIDMSAQIAEGMAYIEMKNYIHRDLRAANILVNETLHCKIADFGLARIIESEYTAKEGAKFPIKWTAPEAINYGTFSIKSDVWSFGILLTEIVTYGRIPYPGMTNPEVVKMLEKFYRMPCPEGCPNELYEIMMMCWKEEAVARPTFEFLQNTLNDFLIATEGQYELHP
- the blk gene encoding tyrosine-protein kinase Blk isoform X1 encodes the protein MGCACSGQKDYNFNKNKQKHQALSSSNHTGKNGNAYKNDNNEYVAQHDFVATNNTDLSFKKGEKLKVLQENGEWWVARSLVTGQEGLIPSNYVARADTLWFFKDVSRREAERLLLAPGNKPGSFLVRESETCKGSFSLTVRDLVPEEGDVVKHYKIRNLDKGGFYITPTNTFVSLQDLVKYYNGKADGLCQRLLAPCKPRPPQLPWAADEWEIPREMLKMVKKLGAGQFGEVWMGYYKNTQKVAIKTLKEGTMEPEAFLQEANLMKQLLHERLVRLHAVVTKEPILIVTEFMVNGCLLEFLKTSEGKTLKLTKLIDMSAQIAEGMAYIEMKNYIHRDLRAANILVNETLHCKIADFGLARIIESEYTAKEGAKFPIKWTAPEAINYGTFSIKSDVWSFGILLTEIVTYGRIPYPGMTNPEVVKMLEKFYRMPCPEGCPNELYEIMMMCWKEEAVARPTFEFLQNTLNDFLIATEGQYELHP